One Beggiatoa leptomitoformis DNA segment encodes these proteins:
- a CDS encoding DUF4398 domain-containing protein, whose product MRTVPQSLGTLMLFLLTMGGCASVPIQEMSDARQALKAAQDIQAERYALYKLEAAKESLLEAEQNLESGNMNQARYAAVRAKEQAVGAHNVTIALDRAGEMWERLVNLGLQPAHIEIILQKAKASAQEGAIDDSLSLVEIFSREGRDYLNLFYLEQANLLIVAVRNHQTQLNSDQLATLQAAELAYQAGRGEEAINLIRNLHNRLQYSTP is encoded by the coding sequence ATGCGAACCGTACCCCAGTCACTTGGTACTTTAATGCTCTTTTTATTGACAATGGGGGGTTGTGCGAGTGTACCTATTCAAGAAATGAGTGATGCTCGTCAAGCCTTAAAGGCGGCGCAAGATATACAAGCAGAGCGTTATGCACTTTATAAACTAGAAGCAGCAAAAGAAAGTTTGTTAGAAGCAGAACAAAATTTAGAAAGTGGGAATATGAATCAAGCGCGTTATGCAGCGGTTCGAGCAAAAGAACAAGCCGTTGGGGCGCATAATGTCACAATTGCCTTAGATCGGGCTGGGGAAATGTGGGAGCGATTAGTTAATTTAGGCTTACAACCTGCGCACATAGAAATTATTTTACAAAAGGCAAAGGCTAGCGCACAAGAAGGTGCAATTGATGACAGTCTCTCTTTAGTAGAAATTTTTTCCCGCGAAGGACGTGATTATTTAAATCTATTTTACCTTGAACAAGCTAATTTACTCATCGTGGCAGTACGTAATCATCAAACTCAATTAAATAGTGATCAATTAGCAACCCTACAAGCAGCCGAATTAGCTTATCAGGCGGGTAGAGGAGAAGAAGCAATTAATTTAATTAGAAACCTTCACAATCGTTTACAGTATTCAACGCCATAA
- the wrbA gene encoding NAD(P)H:quinone oxidoreductase, which translates to MLEILILYYSRHGHVAQMAQKIARGVEEVPNCQAMLRTVPPVSTVCEASAPTVPDKGAPYVSLEELQACDGLALGSPCYFGNMAAPMKYFLDQTSRLWLAGALVGKPACVFTSSSSLHGGQETTLTSMFLPLLHHGMLIMGIPYTEADLLNTRSGGTPYGASHFAGVEQQNSLSEAEHRLCRALGKRLAQTAIALNRK; encoded by the coding sequence ATGTTAGAAATCCTCATTTTGTATTACAGCCGCCACGGACATGTGGCACAAATGGCACAAAAAATTGCACGCGGTGTTGAAGAAGTCCCTAACTGTCAAGCAATGCTCCGCACTGTACCGCCTGTATCCACTGTTTGTGAGGCAAGCGCACCTACTGTTCCAGACAAGGGCGCACCGTATGTAAGCCTAGAAGAATTACAGGCTTGTGATGGATTGGCTTTAGGTAGTCCTTGTTATTTTGGTAACATGGCAGCCCCAATGAAATATTTTCTTGACCAGACCAGTCGTTTATGGCTAGCGGGTGCATTAGTTGGCAAACCTGCATGCGTCTTTACTTCCAGTAGCAGTTTGCATGGTGGGCAAGAAACAACGCTAACCTCCATGTTTTTGCCACTACTGCATCATGGAATGCTGATTATGGGTATTCCTTATACTGAAGCGGATTTACTCAATACCCGCAGTGGGGGAACGCCTTATGGGGCGAGCCATTTCGCAGGGGTTGAACAACAGAACAGTTTAAGCGAAGCGGAACACCGTTTATGTCGTGCGCTAGGCAAGCGTTTGGCACAAACCGCAATCGCTTTAAACCGCAAATAA
- a CDS encoding sulfite exporter TauE/SafE family protein: protein MTLLDSLLLVIAALMAGALNSIAGGGTFFTFPVLLAIGVPPVIANASNVVALCPASIASAWAYHHELRQPTLNLIPLLSIALCGGVIGGVLLLSIEEALFVNLIPYLILLATLLFAFSDRLRKVLHHSHHSTSSRLQRQLFDKTLQLMTAIYGGFFGAGLGIMLLGTLAISRQDDLHTLNALKNILSAVIYSVAVITFILANAVSWSHTLIMMAGSIIGGYAGVSLARRLPPLYLKRFIVLVGTGLTFYYFLR from the coding sequence ATGACACTACTCGATAGCCTACTGTTGGTCATAGCGGCATTAATGGCTGGTGCATTAAATAGCATTGCAGGGGGAGGCACATTTTTCACTTTTCCCGTTTTATTAGCGATAGGCGTACCACCTGTTATCGCCAATGCTAGCAACGTCGTCGCGCTCTGCCCTGCGAGCATTGCGAGTGCTTGGGCATATCACCACGAACTCCGACAACCCACATTAAACCTCATTCCTTTACTCTCCATCGCCTTATGTGGGGGCGTTATTGGGGGCGTATTACTCCTAAGCATTGAAGAGGCTTTATTTGTAAATTTAATTCCCTACCTTATCTTATTAGCAACGCTCCTATTCGCATTCAGTGACAGACTCAGAAAAGTCTTACACCACTCACACCACTCGACAAGCTCTCGCTTGCAACGCCAACTATTTGATAAAACATTACAACTAATGACTGCAATATATGGCGGGTTTTTTGGTGCAGGTTTGGGCATTATGCTACTGGGAACGCTTGCAATCAGTCGTCAAGACGACTTACACACCCTAAACGCCTTAAAAAACATCCTATCCGCTGTTATTTATAGCGTTGCCGTTATCACCTTCATACTTGCAAACGCAGTGAGCTGGTCACATACCCTAATAATGATGGCAGGCTCTATTATTGGTGGATATGCAGGTGTTAGCCTCGCCCGTCGCCTTCCGCCCCTTTATTTAAAACGCTTTATTGTCCTTGTTGGGACGGGGCTGACTTTTTATTATTTTCTTCGCTAA